The Spongiibacter tropicus DSM 19543 sequence GCCAGGTCCCGGCGCGGGCCGATGGCGTGGCGCATGGCGCTGTGGTGATTCACGGCAAACATAAAGCCGAGCCCCACGTCGCGAATACAGCGCTCCACCTGCTCGGGACTGAGATCGAGCACGATGCCAGCCTTTTCCAGCAAGTCCGCACTGCCACTTTTGGACGACACCGAACGATTGCCGTGCTTGGCCACGCGCGCACCCGCCGCAGCTACCACAAAGCTGCTGGCCGAGGACACGTTGAACAGGTTCGCGCCGTCGCCGCCTGTACCGACAATATCCACCACGTAGTCCAGGCCGCTGACATCCACCGGCGTGGCCAGCTCGCGCATGACCCGCGCCGCACCTTCAATCTCGTCCAAGCTCTCGCTTTTCATGCGCAGGCCCATCAGAAACGCGCCAATCTGTGCCTCGCTGCACTGCCCGGTCATAATGTCGCGCATCACCGACTGCATTTCCTCGGTGGTCAAATCCAGTTGTTTGATGACCCGCGCCAGCGCGCCTTTGATATCCATGGTTTCGCTCATTATTAGCGCTCCAGAAAATTCTTTAACAATGCGTGACCCTGCTCGCTCAGAATCGCCTCGGGGTGAAACTGCACGCCCTCGATATCCCATTCGCGGTGGCGCAGCCCCATAATCTCGTCGACCTCGCCATGCTCGTCCGCCGTCCAAGCGGTCACTGCCAAACAGTCCGGCAAAGCAGCTGACTCAACGACCAGCGAGTGATAGCGGGTGGCGGTAAACGGCGCGGGCAAGCCACTGAACACACCCTCACCGCGATGGTGAATGGCCGAGGTTTTGCCGTGCATCACCCGGCGGGCGCGAACCACGCGACCGCCAAATACCTGGCCGATACACTGGTGGCCCAGGCACACACCGAGAATCGGTATTTGCCCGGCGAAGGCCGCAATCGCCGCCATCGATACGCCCGCCTGGTCCGGTGTGCAGGGACCGGGCGAGATCACCAGGTGACTGGGCGCCAGCGCGCGAATCTCGTCAACGCTGATCGCGTCGTTGTGCACCACCTCTACCGCCGCGCCCAGCTCGCTTAGATACTGCACCACGTTATAGGTAAAGGAGTCGTAGTTGTCTATCATCAACAGCATTGCGGCTGCTCCCGCCTGAAAGCCCCGGACCGACCGCACCGGATGCGAAGCGGCATTGTACGCAAGCCCCGCCGTGAAAACATCTGCGACACCGCGCTTGAACTTGGCGCGATTTGTGATAGTGTACTAGTACATGAATACATCGCGCAACACTATGGATAAACACTACCAGCGGGAATTGATCGAACACCTGCTGACGGCCCGTGATCCGGACAGCCTCGAACAGCTGCTCAGCGACCTGCTGACCCCGTCCGAGCTGCTGGAGATCAGCAAGCGCCTGCAGATTTTCAAACTGCTGGCCGCCGGCTTGCCGCAACGCCAGATTGCCGAACAGCTCGGCGTTGGGATTGCCACCGTGACCCGTGGTTCCCGCGCCCTCAAACAACATTCACCGGAATAAGCGCCCTTATGAGCCAGACACCGCCGCGCATTTCACTGCCGCGCAAACCCCACTACACCACGCTGACGGCAGACTGCGATTTCTTCAGCCTGTTTAAAAAGATCGAGCGCCGCTACGACAACTGCTTTTATCTGGAGTCGCTGGGCGAAGACAGTCACATTGCCCGCCATTCGATTATCGGTTTCGATCCGGAAAAGCTGCTCTACGCCAACGGCAATACCCTGACCATTGAAGAGCGCGACGGCAGCAAGGTCGACTACCCCAGCGAGAATCCCTACCAGCTGCTGCGCGAGATCGTTCCCCAGAACATCATCTCGCGCAAATACGCAGGCGGCCTCACCGGCTATCTGGGCTACGACGCGATGAACTACTTCGAACCCAGCCTAAGCATTCAGCACAGCGAGCTGTTCGATGCCTTCCGCTTCGGCCTGTTCAAAGACGGCCTGATTCTCGACAAGATGACCGGCGAGGTTTTCTACTTTTACTACAGCGACAGCCGTCTGGCAGAAATTGAGGCCCTGTTGAGCGCCAACGACGTGGTGAACGGCCCGTTGAAAATCACCGCCATGGGCGAAACCATGAGCCGCGAAGATCACCGCTCAGCAGTGATGAAAGTGAAGCAGGATATTATCGACGGCAAAATCTTTCAGACCGAAGTGGGCTTTAAAAAGCGCTTCAAGCTGGAAGGCGACACCATCAATATTTACGAGAAGATGCGCGAGATTAACCCTTCGCCGCAGATGTACTACGTAAAATTCGGTCAGCAGAAACTGATTGGCGCCAGCCCCGAGTTGCTGTTCCGCCTGCGCCAGGGCGAGATGGAAACCTTTCCACTGGCGGGCACCACCAAGCGCGGCGCCGACGAAAAAGAAGATACCGCGCTGGCCCGCACCCTGCTTA is a genomic window containing:
- a CDS encoding anthranilate synthase component II, with product MLLMIDNYDSFTYNVVQYLSELGAAVEVVHNDAISVDEIRALAPSHLVISPGPCTPDQAGVSMAAIAAFAGQIPILGVCLGHQCIGQVFGGRVVRARRVMHGKTSAIHHRGEGVFSGLPAPFTATRYHSLVVESAALPDCLAVTAWTADEHGEVDEIMGLRHREWDIEGVQFHPEAILSEQGHALLKNFLER
- a CDS encoding Trp family transcriptional regulator: MNTSRNTMDKHYQRELIEHLLTARDPDSLEQLLSDLLTPSELLEISKRLQIFKLLAAGLPQRQIAEQLGVGIATVTRGSRALKQHSPE
- a CDS encoding anthranilate synthase component I family protein; this translates as MSQTPPRISLPRKPHYTTLTADCDFFSLFKKIERRYDNCFYLESLGEDSHIARHSIIGFDPEKLLYANGNTLTIEERDGSKVDYPSENPYQLLREIVPQNIISRKYAGGLTGYLGYDAMNYFEPSLSIQHSELFDAFRFGLFKDGLILDKMTGEVFYFYYSDSRLAEIEALLSANDVVNGPLKITAMGETMSREDHRSAVMKVKQDIIDGKIFQTEVGFKKRFKLEGDTINIYEKMREINPSPQMYYVKFGQQKLIGASPELLFRLRQGEMETFPLAGTTKRGADEKEDTALARTLLNDPKEIAEHNMIVDLHRNDIGRVAQFGTVKVRSLMDIKRFSHVQHISSEIVGIIAEGEDMFSALASNFPAGTLTGAPKIEAMKIINALENDGRGPYGGAVGHFSFNGDCTFAIPIRTVFANGEEAYVQTCGGNVYDSNPDDEYEEIVRKFAGTKKVLDAFMDHSADQGAAS